One genomic window of Clostridioides sp. ES-S-0054-01 includes the following:
- a CDS encoding FadR family transcriptional regulator, which translates to MFNSIASKKVYEQVIEQIQYKILNGELKKGDKLLSERELSEQMNVSRTSIREAIRVLETMGVIESRQGEGNFICTNIEKTLIEPLSMIFKLNNGTLEDILELRIILEIETAKLASKRITSSEAIELKSIIDEMKIETNKKDNNRALVLLDQKFHSKLATLSKNYLIQSLFMTASKLFDGFIEDAREKIIAEPFNENILLKQHEAIYNAVVENNIELACEKVKEHMNFISKNYRKNEN; encoded by the coding sequence ATGTTTAATAGTATAGCTAGTAAAAAAGTTTATGAACAAGTAATTGAGCAAATACAATATAAAATACTAAATGGAGAGTTAAAAAAGGGTGATAAATTACTATCAGAAAGAGAATTGTCTGAGCAAATGAACGTAAGTAGAACTTCCATCAGAGAAGCTATTAGAGTATTAGAGACTATGGGAGTGATAGAAAGCAGACAGGGTGAAGGAAATTTTATATGTACAAATATAGAAAAAACTTTAATAGAACCCTTATCTATGATTTTTAAACTTAATAATGGTACACTCGAAGATATATTAGAGCTTAGAATAATTTTAGAAATTGAGACTGCAAAACTAGCTTCAAAGAGAATAACTTCTTCTGAAGCTATAGAGTTGAAAAGTATAATAGATGAAATGAAAATAGAAACTAATAAAAAAGATAATAATCGGGCGTTGGTTTTATTAGACCAAAAATTTCACAGTAAACTGGCAACATTGAGTAAAAATTATTTAATTCAAAGTCTTTTTATGACAGCATCAAAATTATTTGATGGATTTATAGAAGATGCAAGAGAAAAAATAATCGCAGAGCCCTTTAATGAAAATATATTACTTAAGCAGCATGAGGCTATATACAATGCAGTTGTAGAAAATAATATAGAGCTTGCATGTGAGAAAGTAAAGGAACATATGAATTTTATAAGTAAAAATTATAGAAAAAATGAAAATTAA